TGCATGTGGGCGTACAGACCGACGCTCAGCTCACAATTGCATCTGAAAGCATCAATATCACATTTCCTGTGGCCTTTAGTTCCAAGCAAACGCACAAGGTTTAACCCCTTTTTGCCATCTTTTGAAGCAATTCACTCATAACAGACACGTAAGACCCTGCAACATAATTATTCCTCTCAACGCTGTATGAGCGTGGACTAAATCAGTATAATTGTAGCTATTTCAGACTGTTCACATCCATGCAGTGTTCTGATGAATAacaaaaattaagaaaattatAACTGACAGAACAGATGCCCAAATATTCTACTGACACTGGTGTTAGGAAATACTTTTATGGACTACAATAAGTTGGTGTCAAGTTGGTCACACATGATGATTTCTCTTTAAGTTATATAACCAACTATAACCCCAGCCTGTATTCAGTGATAATGAGACTTAACCTTTATAAGCAAGTCTCATATGATTCTGACTTACAAtagaaaagagaagcagaacaAATGTAACCGGAACAACCTTCTGAACTGTGATTCTTTGCCTGTTGCAACATATGTGAGTCAGTAGtctatcaaaaaaaaaaaatgtaaatgaatgaagCAAAATTACTGACTCAAAAATGATTCTTTAAAAATGGCACAAGCACATTAAAGCTTTGATTTTCCCAATAATTatattgaaattgaatttgtAACTTATTACTTACAAAAGAAGAGGGATTGATAGAAACAAGGTTTATGTTGTAAAGAATCCAGATGATTCTTTATACCCAGACTGTAAATTTACCTTTGTGCAGATAATATTTTGactaaattgtgttttaaattattatcatattactCTGTGGCAATAACACCCCCTTGAACTTTCTCCCGTGCGACAGGCGTGTCTCCAGACCCACCCGAGTCTAATTCAGGTTACCTGCGTCTCTTATCTTTGCAGATGACCTTTAAAAggagaaggtaaaaaaaaagaaagaaagagaattcATGTGGGAGGCTGTAGATGTGGTTTGTGATATTATGTGCTAGTTTAGAAAGTTATGAGGGGAAAGAAACATAGCATCTGCCCCCACACTGGTCTTGTTTGAGAGGTGTCATTCTTTCAAGGATCGGGGTTTGCACAGAAATGCAGCGCAGCACTTATGCAATGTGTGATGTTTGGTAAATGTCAACGAATATCGAATTGCGAATTCCTGTTACTGAATGTCAGCTGATAAGGAATTAAAGGCTGACTGAGGATATTACACTGTTTTGTAggaaattaatatttatatacaaaatgtaaatgtaaaaaggtACTTGTCATTTAATTGTGTAGTTCACTGATAGACTCTGAGGGAGagttcaaatgtgaaaaatatgttAAGTAAAGTATTAAAGTTATTGCTAATTTATTATAGTATTATTGTAGAGATGCGATTTGTTTGTGTCTTAGTTCAAATATTATTGACTTAGAAGAAAGTGCATGAACTTGCTCTCTTCAGATGACTTGATATCTTCCTCGTTGGTTCATGCTGCCCCCTGTTGTTCAATCTGTGAAACTGAATATTGACTTGTCTGGaaagcacaaacaaaaccaacacaaataatccttattttttaaaacttgaatgCAGTAGGAACTCAACTCATTTAATttggtgtttatttttgcatgttGCATCACATGAGTTCACATAAGTAGCCATTATGATGATAACACGTTtttttatatagcacttctcaaaagaaagttacaaagtgcttcacaaataagCATGTGACAGAAATTGAAGCACGGCCTCcgattacaataataaaaactatagGTAAAGCAATTATTTATCCAGCTCACTTGTTTGATTAATCACATGCCAGAGCACTGGTTTGCTCGACATGTGACCGAGAGCCTGTtactgaaagtgtgtgtgtgatgaggccACAATGAATCAATGGGTGAGCTGATTCATTCAGCACATGGCTGATGTAGCTGATGTACGATCAATGCTAGATGTGACAGCACCACTGATGCAGACAGCTGATTTTTTTAATGCAGGCTATAAACACGACTGACctttatagaaaataatatgATGTGAAGattaacaaaaaagaaagaaaaaaatagaattgTGTGAACcctcaaaataaatgaatgaaaacattccCATCATGCAGCTGGAGAGAAACAGGGACAAGCTGCAGAAACTTGTGCCCCCCTTTGGAGCCTCTCTGGATGCATGCCTGGTGAGATTAGTCTCcttttttattggtttataCTTTCCAGTGGTGAAGCAGCAACAGTGGATTATCCCCCTGTGAACCCCAGCAGAGGCGTACTGAAATTATGCATGTCTACCTTTAAGTCGTCACTTACAAAGCAAGGACTGAGCAGAAGAATAAGCCCCATAGCATTAATAAGAGAACATGTAGACTTGCTTTATTTCAGATTAATACAAGTGTATCATTTTGCATTACAATGTCTTTGGGCTCAGTCTTTGCTGATGGGGTTTGACCAGAACTCAGAGTCATTTGGACCGTTACTGACAATCACTGCTGTGTCCATGACAGGGCTCTTTCTCGTCCGTCTCTGGTCTATTACAGTCCCTGTAATAGATCTCTACTGTTCTGCAGGCAGTGCTGATTCACTAGACCACTGATCAGCTAATTGATTTAGCAGAACAGGAATACAGTGTACTAAGActcataaataaacacaatgatcAGGTTAGAGAGGGACACTCGTGTCTGGTGATGCCCAAATGGCTGGATTGGCTGTTGAAACATCATATACTAACTCCATTTTAAAGCCAGGGATATTTATCTTtacacatacatttatttaacattgtaaaCCTTAATACTCTCACTTGTCAGTTTGTTAGGGACACCCAActaaaactaatgcagtctGTTGCAGcagtcctgcaataaatcctACCTTCAGGGAggtgagttttaatgtttattttgtttttaaactgtttcGAGGTGCTTTAGaggtttgtgctgctgttgttgtatTATATCAATAGGTTTATATCGATTAAAATAACTCGGGAGGACAAAGTAACAGAGATACTTGTCAGTTTAACACAATATATTTTAACAGCTTCACAAACTAAAGCCTCTCAAATGACCAAATTAAGTAACATCTCTCTAAAAGAGATTCATCAAATTCAGATTTGTGTCTTGCTTTAGTTTTATTCAGGCAAAGTGACAAGTAggtgtattattattagtctAATATGACATAGTATACTTACTCTATTCAAAAACTCtcaaggaacataaaacattacaattattaaatatcttgtttacaaaaatatgtataaacTTTATCCTTTTGcaacaataaatatatgtttatatattatttgtttagttaataaattaaattccCCTGGctgtattattatgattattagtaattatattatacaatattctttacaaattaaaattgtACATCATTAGGCAACATAAATATAAGAATATAAATGTTACAGTTTATAAAAATggttacaaataaaataaaacaaaatggttAAAATCACGGGTAAGATTAGAGCCAGtaagggaataaaaaaacattgtatataaaaggtaaaaaaaaaaggttttagaaATTTGAGGGTAAATTAAGATCCCTTgataaaccacatttaaaatattgattatgtAAGAGAGAGGACATTGAGCTTATCACACGGATCTCCTCAAGGACATTGCCACAAATGTATAGTTTGTATGTTCTacaatttataatataaatgttgcgTTTCCTCATACGTCATCACTCCACGCCCGCTCGACGTCATCCACAGTCGCCGAAGAAGCATGGCGACCTAGGTGACAGGCGGCGCAGGATGCTAACGGGTTTACGGTGTTTTCTTTACGTATAGAAAGACTCCCAGTGAATTGAACTGACACCATCTCCACGTGTGAGTCGATTACTCTTATTTGTATGCGCTGACGAAGCGGATATCGAGCCGGTGGAGCACCATGGCGCAGTGTGTGAAGGTCGCCTCCGCGGCTCTCTGCTCGGGCAGGATCTCCTCCCCTCAGCTCCTCGCTGCTCGCTGTCGTGTTGTTTGCTCTGTCGCTCACGCTCGTTTCTGTCGGACAGCATCTTCAGAGGAGGTCGCAGTCATCCGTGTGCCTCGCTCCATGCAGAAGCTCGTCGACAGCGTGAAGCAGACACGAAGCAAGAGCAAGATCAGCACCATCCGGGCAGGCAAGCTCCTGATCCGGAGCAGGAACCCGGACCTGAACCAGTCTGCGGGGTACCAGCTCGGCAAGTTTGAGCAGCCTCGCCTCTGCTCCAAAGGATGGAAACATCCCAAGTCCTTCGGGGACTACTTCACCATCAACAACACAAGGACCGTCGCACCCTGTGTCACCGTCCAGGAGGATGCAGAACAGAAAGAATCGGTGACCTTTAACAACCTCCACATCTGCAGGGAGCTGGTGGAAGCGCTGCACGGTGTCAACATCACCCATCCCACCACCGTGCAGCAGCAGACCATCCCAAAGGTCATGATGGGTCACAATAttctttgtgcagcagagaCGGGCAGTGGTAAAACTCTGACTTACCTCCTGCCGGCCATTCACAGACTGCAGGCAGAAAGGGAATCACAGACGTACGCTGGGAGCTTGCACAAAATTCACACCCTGGTTCTCGTGCCCTCCAGAGAGCTGGCAGAGCAAGTGGCCGCGGTGTGCCGGACCCTGTGCGCCCCATTCGGCTTGCTGACGAGGACTCTGGGCGGCGGGCGAGGTGTGGGACACATCAAGGTGGTCTTCAAGAACGATCATCCAGATATTCTGGTGGCCACGCCAGGTGCTCTGGTCAAGGCCCTGCGGAGACGCTGCCTGGACTTTGGTGAGCTGAGCTTCTTTGTGGTGGACGAGGCCGACACCATGTTCGACCCCAGCTTTTCTGAGATGCTGGAGAGCATCCTGAGCTACGCGAACATCTCCAGCAGTCCCAAGCAAGCGCGAGGCCCGGGACGCAAAGCCCAGCTGCTGGTGGTGGGGGCCACTTTCCCCGGTGGTGTCGGGGAAGTGCTCAGCCAGGTGACTGACCTCGGCAGCATGGTGGTCATCAAGAGTAAGATGCTACACTTCCTCATGCCGCACGTCAAACAGACCTTCCTGAAGGTGAAGGGTGAGGACAAAATCCTGGAGCTCCACCAAGCCCTGAAACTGCTCCAACAAGACAAAGGAGGGGGTGCTGTTCTGGTGTTCTGCAACAAGTCTGCCACCGTCAACTGGTTGGGCTACTcgctggaggagatgggggtTAAGCATTTACGTCTGCAAGGGGAGATGCCCGCCGCCGTGCGTGCAGGGATCTTCCATTCCTTCCAGAAGGGCGCGGTGGATGTGCTGATTTGCACAGACATTGCCTCTCGCGGCCTGGACACATCGCGTGTGCGCTTGGTTGTCAACTACGACTTCCCCGAATCCCACACTGACTACATCCACAGGGCAGGGAGAGTGGGGAGAGCAGGTGGGGTGGAGGACGGGGAGGTGCTCAGCCTGGTGACCCATCCGTGGGATGTGGAGCTGGTGCAGAAGATCGAGACTGCCGCTCGTAGGAGAACTACTTTACCGGGGATGAATTCAGAAATCAATGAACCAAAAGCCGAAGTAGTAGAGTTACAGGAGTAGAAGACATTTGTAAGAAGGTGCATGAATGGAAAAGCTGCGTGTGAAATGTTGTGGTGTCACGCCTGTTTTGTACAAACTAATGTATGAACATGGTACGATTTTCTGCAGAAAAAGTAAACGAGCACTATTTGCCCAAAGCAGTGTGATGTTCAATACCTTTGAAGTCAAGCCAAGTGTCTAATGTAAATAACTTTGTACAAATGATTTTGCTGAGCAGTTACTTGCTTAGACTTGTAACTTTTCAGCATCTAATGCAGTAtgtgtgttaaaatgttttcaattcaaagtaaaatctatttgcattttcttctcatcttgttttgtttgcctCCACCATTTAATCTATTAATACATCAGCTTTGAGACTAAAGATTTCATGTTTGATATTATTAGATTACATATGTTTGCTATGAAAttcttcataaaaaaaacatgattttatttaaGGGAGCatagttctgtgtttttaaaggtgtgtttatattatttcttcttttggATGCAAACACCTGGTTGGTGTAAAGTTAGTTGGTCaaatgaaagtggaaaaaacttaaatgtaatgttttctctcCGGACCCACATCCTTGCAGCAAGTTTCTTGGAAATCCGTTTAATAGTTTgacaaacgaacaaacaaactggACAGGGGTTACCTCCACCaactctttggtggaggtaattcaTGAATCAGCTACAGTCACTGTCTCCAACAGGTAAATTACGGTGACGCATTCTgtataacaatatataaaaactgGAAAGCACACTGAGTAAGTTTGCCGGCACTGCCTGCTACAACTTTACAACTTGTATGTAACTTGTGTGTCCTACGTTAAGCTGATCTGTGGAAAACTAATTAATGAATAATCTGGAAATCTATTTGAATCACTTTTACCTCAGTGTTATTTTCTTCAGTGATGTGTCTTGTACATGTGTTTGGCCACAAGGTGGTGGCATTGTTCTGATTTCAGCTGTACAGTTGAGCGTTATTTGCTTTATATTTAGTACAATTATCTCAGCACATGGTCACTAATAGATGTCCAATAGTCACCTGCTAGTTTCTGAAAGGTTTAGTGGATCTTTTTGTTCACACTACAGAATGCTTACTGTAACTTCAGCTGTAATCATTCATCTCCACTCAACACACTGAACACAGGGCAACACTTGTCATCTCTGCTGTTGATGTGGTAGGTCTGCTGCACATGAAAAGACTTTGCCCTCCTTCCATGCCTGTGGGTGCTTGTTGAAAGGAAACCGCAAAAGTGTCAACATGACAATCTGCCATCAGTGAAGGAAATCTTTGGGATATTATTTCAAAGGAGAAAATCTTTGCTGTGACTCTGCTGTTGTGGAAacgtgtctctctctttttaacttGTCAGCGTCTTTGTGAGTTATGGACAGGTGACAAAAATCTTCTGAGCAGACGTTTCTGCCCCGGAAACAGTGCATGCTCTTATTTTGACAAGACTGTTTGTCATGCTGTCATGTAACACGCCTGATGATTTATGCTGAAAGTGCTTGTGGAAGTTTGAGATTATAGAAGCAGACAGACCTGAGTGTGCTGCAGACGCAGGGACAGTGTTAACAGCTCTGACGGTAACAAGGGGGCTTCCAGCAGAATGTCTGGAATTCCGCTGTGATTGTCCTGCTCCTGCTGGGGTCAAAAACTCTAAGGCTTTGCCCCCCGCCCCCGGGTTCACATTTCACCCAACTGTACCCTGACAACAAGGACCCAGTGTCCACTTATAGCATGTGGAGCAACTGTCTCCAATGCCTCAACTTATATTTTGGTCCTGCTTCAACCCAACTGACCCcagaaaaaatctaaataattaaatacGTTATCAAATGTCTCATTTCGTAAAAGCCTCTGAAGTTGATCTTCAGCCACAGATCTTAGCCTGAAAGGGCCACTCCACCAATTTCACACATGACATCCAGTTTACTCAACACaagtcctcctcagtctgtggatgttgttttatgtttctgtggCTCTGGGGCAGCTTGAGATATAGTAATACATAGTAAGTCTTTACTCTGAATCCCTATATTTAGCATCCATAGGCAGCATATAAACATAATCTAGTTGTAGGCAGATTTAGGTATTATTAACGTATTTGTTAACAACTATAACTCACCCTGTGGATACATAAGTGGAAGTTGGTGTAAACAGATAACGGAAAAAAGTTAAACAGTTGTAttgatataaaatatgttttcacatCAGAGGTTATTATTGCTAACCAATATTGCACATTGATAAATGATTCAAGATGTCCTTACAGCTGCATGCAGCTACAGTATTGCTTGAAATAAGCCATTTCTTAAATGTTGGTATTCTGCATATGAAACAATTCTTATACTGTTACTTTGCTCAGTTGTCCTACCTTCAGTGTGCAGAATGAGGACACAACAACACTGTTTTCACATGTATCTGCTGAGACAAAGGGTTGGTTTCTCTGTGCTCTCCTTACATTTCACAAAAGACATTTTGACTGGGTTGTCAGGTCACAGTTTGGAAACCCACTCGTGGTCCAATGTTCAAATTACAAACATGTGATGTGGAAATGCAAACCTTCCAGTGCAGATAATCAGACACTGCAGTGTGGACTTTTCAGTAGTGGAGGAAAAACCTTGTGTTCAACAGTTAAACTATTGAATCAAACAATATAACATAGATTGTGGACTTCTCAACGATGGAGAAGGAAAGGATGTAATTTTAAGATTTCCCCAGAAGTGGAGAAAACCATATCGGACACAAATTCTAATTAAAGCAGACTACAGTGTTTCTATGTATCTCCTAAAAATTGTCAGGATGAATCTCCTCTGCATCTTTACGGAGGTTCTATGCTACTTGCACAATCCTTTTGTGCACTGGCAGAGTTTCTAAATTTCATCTCAAATGTATAGGCAGGTGTTTGGATGCCTTTCATTCTCTCTTATTCTCTACTTCATTCACTCTCTTCTTTCTTATGCTTTTCTCTatgattgtctgtctgtctgttagtcagccggataacacaaaaactacaggtcAGATTACCACAACATTTAGTGGAAGGATGCTGTTTGGGTCGAGAAAGAATCCATAACATTTTGGTACAGATTcaagactttttttatttaatttttcttaAACATTATGAGATagattttttcaacattttcgttgatttctcagagaacaattcatggatcttgatgaaaaaaatcagacatgttaagggactgatatttatgagcctGTGCGATTTGGTGCAAATCAATACATATtctgatctagtgaatttaaatgtggtatCGTAAGGGGAGTGTTGGACCTTAGTGGAGATATGTCATAGCCATTCtagttattttattatattgctATGGGACCTTTACTGATCATCCACATTTAACAGGGGTAGCCTCTCTTGCCaattaacaaaatgaaatatgcTGAGAATGTCTCATGTTAGGTGATTTGTTTGAAGTATAACAAATTCTAATCTATCCATTATTTGTAGTCCCTGTTGACATGGAGACGAGTAAATGGACTACAAAGCATGTGGTCCATTAATAATGACGCATTTCCTCTTTCCCACCGTAGGATTATTCCCCCCtcctcattcacacactcactcacacacacacacttacacacactgtCCGGCCCCTCGGATATTTGCCTGATCGCGGAGGAGGATATTTTCCTGCCGAGCAGCGGCTCTGTGTGTCGGCTCATGTGCATCTTCTCCGGGCGGACCTGCGTGAAATGCTCCAGCACAGGACCTGATCTGAAGGTAGGTGCACAACCCGCTAATCTGTGTattgtgctgcacacacacacacacacacacacagatctgtgtgTCTGACCTTCCTCTCGCTTTAGAATGAAACTGCacggtgtgtctgtgtgtaggagagagagggagagacagagagagatagcCCTGCGTGCTGCTGGATGGgagccgctctctctctctctctctctctgcgtcttCGCTCCTCCGCTCGCCTTCTTCTCTTTGAATGAATCGCTGCCTTAAGTTGTGTTCCGCTCGTTTCAATCAACCAAACTTGTGGAGCCTGTGGTCGTGTGGACTTCCCCGGTGGCGTCGGCTCGGTTCGGGGGTGGACTGTACAGAGCAcggggctgcagcagcaggagctcaCCCGGTGCGTAAAGAGGGTCTTTTTCTCTTAAACAATTCGAACCCGCAGGATCGAGGCAGCGCGTGGAGGCTCGGtgtggtgggtgggtgtgcaGACAGAGTTCACACATGCAGGGCAGTGGGGGGGGCTGCTAACCCAAGTTACACTGCACCGGCCGGAGAGGAGATCACACTCCGCCATGTTAACTTACCATCAAGCTGCCACAGGCGATTGTTtgcaacttttctttttttctggctGATTTTACGCGCAGCCATGTCTGAAAAGCGCACAGGCAAATGTGCAATGCGTGGCCGCTGTGCGCGAGAAGCGGTGTAAATGCCcacattgctgctgctgctccaccacactGGCAGTCATTACACAGCTtgcagggggggtggggggggggacctaTGTTTGCAGCCGTGGGCGTTTATTCCCAGCGTGTTGTGCATGTGGCTGCCTTTCTGCCACCGTGCTGATCACGAGACAGTGGGACATGATACAGACAATAATGCACGGGT
This genomic stretch from Hippoglossus hippoglossus isolate fHipHip1 chromosome 3, fHipHip1.pri, whole genome shotgun sequence harbors:
- the ddx28 gene encoding probable ATP-dependent RNA helicase DDX28, which encodes MAQCVKVASAALCSGRISSPQLLAARCRVVCSVAHARFCRTASSEEVAVIRVPRSMQKLVDSVKQTRSKSKISTIRAGKLLIRSRNPDLNQSAGYQLGKFEQPRLCSKGWKHPKSFGDYFTINNTRTVAPCVTVQEDAEQKESVTFNNLHICRELVEALHGVNITHPTTVQQQTIPKVMMGHNILCAAETGSGKTLTYLLPAIHRLQAERESQTYAGSLHKIHTLVLVPSRELAEQVAAVCRTLCAPFGLLTRTLGGGRGVGHIKVVFKNDHPDILVATPGALVKALRRRCLDFGELSFFVVDEADTMFDPSFSEMLESILSYANISSSPKQARGPGRKAQLLVVGATFPGGVGEVLSQVTDLGSMVVIKSKMLHFLMPHVKQTFLKVKGEDKILELHQALKLLQQDKGGGAVLVFCNKSATVNWLGYSLEEMGVKHLRLQGEMPAAVRAGIFHSFQKGAVDVLICTDIASRGLDTSRVRLVVNYDFPESHTDYIHRAGRVGRAGGVEDGEVLSLVTHPWDVELVQKIETAARRRTTLPGMNSEINEPKAEVVELQE